The following coding sequences are from one Anabas testudineus chromosome 16, fAnaTes1.2, whole genome shotgun sequence window:
- the has1 gene encoding hyaluronan synthase 1, which produces MELKPLLKKLGIIIRAILTFLFALLVLGVMIWAYVEGYQLVSSMYGIISFGFYGLLLSLHLLVQSLFAFIEHQRMKARTDPCTFTKTIALTISAFEENSDYLRQCLNSVKALNYPPELLRIIMVVDGNSKDDEYMMKMFLKVFADQDPGCYIWKNNYHTWDPIRAQQDVEVAITTGPEGDSVYVIREDPQRKEIEHLIQTKRCVCIMQKWGGKREVMYTAFKALGSSVDYIQVCDSDTKLDPLATVELCKVLESNPRYGAVGGDVMILNLKDSYISFMSSLRYWMAFNIERACQSFFNCVSCISGPLGLYRNDLLQQFLESWYNQTFLGTHCTFGDDRHLTNRMLSMGYATKYTTRSKCYTETPPQFLRWLNQQTRWTKSYFREWLYNAMWWHKHHLWMTYESIVSGIFPFFVTATIIQLFWTGTLWDILWILCCIQLIGLFKAAYACILRRDMMMVFMSLYSALYMMSLLPAKYFAILTMNKSSWGTSGRRKIVGNYMPLLPLSVWGAILLGGLGYRIYKESQLDWSAPAKILEAKFLVFGSVAYICYWLVMMLLYWVWFRRVCGVCSLSYTVNA; this is translated from the exons atgGAGCTGAAACCTTTATTGAAGAAGCTGGGTATAATAATCCGCGCCATCCTCACGTTCCTCTTTGCCCTCCTGGTCCTGGGTGTGATGATATGGGCCTACGTTGAGGGTTACCAGCTGGTGTCCTCTATGTACGGCATCATCTCCTTTGGCTTTTATGGACTACTCCTCTCACTCCATTTGTTAGTCCAGAGCTTGTTTGCCTTCATCGAACACCAGCGAATGAAAGCCCGCACAGACCCGTGCACCTTTACCAAAACCATTGCTCTCACTATATCGGCTTTTGAGGAGAACTCTGACTATCTTCGACAGTGCCTCAACTCTGTGAAGGCCCTCAATTACCCTCCTGAGCTGCTGCGCATCATCATGGTTGTAGACGGGAACTCGAAAGATGATGAGTAtatgatgaaaatgtttctcAAGGTGTTTGCGGACCAGGATCCCGGCTGTTATATTTGGAAGAACAACTACCACACTTGGGACCCCATCCGGGCCCAGCAAGATGTGGAAGTGGCTATAACAACTGGCCCAGAAGGGGATTCGGTTTATGTTATACGAGAGGATCCGCAGCGTAAAGAGATAGAGCACCTGATCCAGACcaagaggtgtgtgtgcatcatgCAGAAGTGGGGCGGCAAGCGGGAGGTGATGTACACAGCATTTAAAGCACTGGGCTCATCAGTTGACTATATACAG GTGTGTGATTCAGACACTAAACTGGACCCTCTGGCCACAGTGGAGCTTTGTAAGGTGCTGGAGAGTAACCCCAGGTATGGCGCTGTAGGAGGAGATGTGATGATCCTCAACCTGAAAGACTCTTACATCAGCTTCATGAGCAGTCTTAGGTACTGGATGGCCTTCAACATTGAAAGGGCCTGTCAGTCCTTCTTCAACTGCGTGTCCTGCATCAGTGGTCCTTTAG GTCTGTACAGAAATGATCTGCTTCAGCAGTTTCTGGAGTCTTGGTACAATCAGACGTTTCTGGGGACTCACTGCACATTTGGTGATGACAGACATCTCACCAACCGTATGCTGAGCATGGGTTACGCCACAAA ATACACAACTCGCTCCAAGTGCTACACAGAGACGCCTCCTCAGTTTCTGCGCTGGCTCAACCAACAGACTCGCTGGACAAAATCTTACTTCCGTGAGTGGCTCTACAATGCAATGTGGTGGCACAAGCATCACCTCTGGATGACCTATGAGTCCATAGTATCAGGTATTTTCCCCTTCTTTGTCACTGCCACCATCATCCAGCTGTTTTGGACCGGCACGCTGTGGGACATCCTCTGGATTCTGTGCTGCATCCAGCTGATCGGGCTGTTTAAAGCAGCTTATGCCTGTATTCTGCGCAGAGACATGATGATGGTGTTTATGTCCCTCTACTCAGCTCTGTACATGATGAGCCTGCTGCCTGCCAAGTACTTTGCGATTCTGACCATGAATAAAAGCAGCTGGGGGACATCAGGCAGGCGTAAGATTGTGGGGAACTACAtgcccctcctccctctgtcgGTGTGGGGAGCCATTTTGTTAGGTGGGCTCGGTTACAGAATTTACAAGGAAAGTCAACTGGACTGGTCAGCTCCAGCCAAGATTCTGGAGGCCAAGTTTCTCGTCTTTGGCAGCGTGGCCTACATATGCTACTGGCTGGTCATGATGCTCCTCTACTGGGTGTGGTTCCGCAGGGTATGTGGTGTATGTTCCCTAAGTTACACAGTGAATGCTTAG
- the LOC113169934 gene encoding sperm acrosome membrane-associated protein 6 isoform X1, whose product MCTSALWLVCVSLLFSPSLSCYQCFVDVEDSLRLCWGYILPEHNVRNVDACFKMLDSIFNNNESIIDAGRVGEGYDVQLKEILDAQILPLVEEFDNQLNNGTVYEERLQTAADNFIAAASKLPRVSGCVPPCGFQSAGAVYNCITCQYDSCEFPLDCPVREIEVMEYSRVQMWCEVPFHLPAHIEVIWRFAGEVKTQQVDQFKEVTAGVDRLYSIPSSSLQHQGTYQCEIYSGQTSVVRVYYYLTVTPQVVVGHTELQEIFDLSVLPGGQLLPAPGGPPHSPLLPSTLLLDACLTALLLLLFLSLGALYFSSVPERTSHPEQQPDRDEDLGS is encoded by the exons ATGTGCACATCTGCTTTGTGGcttgtgtgtgtcagcctgcTGTTCAGCCCCTCTCTGAGCTGCTATCAGTGCTTCGTTGATGTGGAAGACAGTCTTCGCCTGTGCTGGGGTTACATTTTGCCTGAGCACAATGTCAGAAATGTTGACGCCTGCTTCAAGATGTTGGACAGCATATTCAACAACAATGAGAGCATAATTGACGCTGGCAGAGTGG GTGAGGGTTATGATGTACAGCTGAAGGAAATTCTGGATGCGCAGATCTTGCCCTTAGTAGAAGAGTTCGACAATCAGCTCAATAACG GCACAGTGTATGAGGAACGGttgcagacagcagcagacaaTTTCATCGCGGCTGCCTCCAAACTGCCTAGAG TTTCTGGATGTGTCCCTCCATGTG GTTTCCAGAGTGCAGGTGCAGTGTACAACTGTATTACCTGCCAGTACGACTCCTGTGAATTCCCCCTCGACTGTCCAG ttaGAGAAATTGAAGTAATGGAGTACAGCAGAGTCCAAATGTGGTGCGAAGTGCCATTTCACTTACCAGCTCACATCGAGGTGATCTGGAGGTTTGCAGGAGAG GTGAAAACGCAGCAGGTGGATCAGTTTAAAGAGGTGACTGCGGGGGTGGACAGGCTCTATTCTATCCCTTCATCCAGCTTGCAGCACCAGGGCACCTACCAGTGTGAGATCTACTCAGGCCAGACGTCTGTTGTGAGAGTCTACTACTATCTCACAG TGACCCCCCAGGTTGTGGTAGgccacacagagctgcaggagatATTCGACCTATCTGTGCTCCCAGGAGGGCAGTTACTCCCTGCGCCTGGTGGTCCTCCCcactcccccctcctcccctccacaCTGCTTCTCGACGCCTGTTTAACCGCcttgctactgctgctgttcctcTCCCTGGG GGCTCTGTATTTTTCATCAGTGCCAGAGCGAACAAGTCATCCTGAACAACAACCAGACCGAGATGAAGATTTAGGATCCTGA
- the LOC113169947 gene encoding trypsin-3-like, which produces MKLLIILTLVGGGVFAQQLDDKIVGGYECLKNSVPYQVSLFTGYNFCGGTLLSDEWVLSAAHCKPKSNVEVRLGEHDIWEPEGTEQHIMSAKFISHPDYNSRTQDNDIMLIKLSRPANLNDFVRPAALPSKCATVGTMCQISGWGNLRPSDQGSRYPDKLQCLEAPLLSDDTCFNAYPFQITENMICAGYLEGGKDSCQGDSGGPLTCKGELQGIVSWGHGCAQRNKPGVYTKVCNYISWIKNTMASG; this is translated from the exons TATTTGCCCAGCAGCTGGATGACAAGATTGTTGGAGGATATGAGTGCCTGAAAAACTCAGTGCCCTACCAAGTGTCTCTCTTCACTGGGTACAACTTTTGCGGTGGGACTCTTCTGTCTGATGAGTGGGTGCTGTCTGCTGCACACTGCAAACCAAA GTCAAATGTAGAAGTTCGTCTGGGAGAGCACGACATCTGGGAACCTGAAGGGACAGAACAGCACATTATGTCTGCCAAGTTTATCAGCCACCCTGACTACAACTCCCGCACGCAGGACAATGACATCATGCTGATCAAACTGAGCCGACCTGCCAATCTGAACGACTTTGTGCGTCCAGCGGCACTTCCCTCAAAATGTGCCACTGTCGGGACAATGTGCCAGATTTCTGGATGGGGAAACCTTCGTCCCAGCGATCAGGGCT cGAGGTACCCTGATAAGTTGCAGTGCCTTGAGGCCCCTCTCTTGAGTGATGACACATGCTTTAATGCATATCCTTTCCAAATCACGGAAAACATGATCTGTGCTGGCTATTTGGAAGGAGGGAAAGACTCCTGTCAG gGCGACTCTGGAGGTCCCCTGACATGTAAAGGAGAGCTCCAGGGAATTGTGTCTTGGGGCCACGGCTGCGCTCAGAGAAATAAGCCTGGGGTGTACACAAAAGTCTGCAATTACATCTCTTGGATCAAGAACACAATGGCATCtggctga
- the LOC113169934 gene encoding sperm acrosome membrane-associated protein 6 isoform X2 translates to MLDSIFNNNESIIDAGRVGEGYDVQLKEILDAQILPLVEEFDNQLNNGTVYEERLQTAADNFIAAASKLPRVSGCVPPCGFQSAGAVYNCITCQYDSCEFPLDCPVREIEVMEYSRVQMWCEVPFHLPAHIEVIWRFAGEVKTQQVDQFKEVTAGVDRLYSIPSSSLQHQGTYQCEIYSGQTSVVRVYYYLTVTPQVVVGHTELQEIFDLSVLPGGQLLPAPGGPPHSPLLPSTLLLDACLTALLLLLFLSLGALYFSSVPERTSHPEQQPDRDEDLGS, encoded by the exons ATGTTGGACAGCATATTCAACAACAATGAGAGCATAATTGACGCTGGCAGAGTGG GTGAGGGTTATGATGTACAGCTGAAGGAAATTCTGGATGCGCAGATCTTGCCCTTAGTAGAAGAGTTCGACAATCAGCTCAATAACG GCACAGTGTATGAGGAACGGttgcagacagcagcagacaaTTTCATCGCGGCTGCCTCCAAACTGCCTAGAG TTTCTGGATGTGTCCCTCCATGTG GTTTCCAGAGTGCAGGTGCAGTGTACAACTGTATTACCTGCCAGTACGACTCCTGTGAATTCCCCCTCGACTGTCCAG ttaGAGAAATTGAAGTAATGGAGTACAGCAGAGTCCAAATGTGGTGCGAAGTGCCATTTCACTTACCAGCTCACATCGAGGTGATCTGGAGGTTTGCAGGAGAG GTGAAAACGCAGCAGGTGGATCAGTTTAAAGAGGTGACTGCGGGGGTGGACAGGCTCTATTCTATCCCTTCATCCAGCTTGCAGCACCAGGGCACCTACCAGTGTGAGATCTACTCAGGCCAGACGTCTGTTGTGAGAGTCTACTACTATCTCACAG TGACCCCCCAGGTTGTGGTAGgccacacagagctgcaggagatATTCGACCTATCTGTGCTCCCAGGAGGGCAGTTACTCCCTGCGCCTGGTGGTCCTCCCcactcccccctcctcccctccacaCTGCTTCTCGACGCCTGTTTAACCGCcttgctactgctgctgttcctcTCCCTGGG GGCTCTGTATTTTTCATCAGTGCCAGAGCGAACAAGTCATCCTGAACAACAACCAGACCGAGATGAAGATTTAGGATCCTGA